From a region of the Helianthus annuus cultivar XRQ/B chromosome 5, HanXRQr2.0-SUNRISE, whole genome shotgun sequence genome:
- the LOC110943902 gene encoding uncharacterized protein LOC110943902 — MREFFAYRVQDRINQFSLILNSRRLFQQFLVDAYTMIESERLNYIRLQQKNLRSDSYESLCELRNKGQQDISKVGKRIFLPSSFTGGARYMMQNYLDAMAICKWFGYPDFFITITCNPKWPEVKRFLRDTNLKPEDRPDILTRLFKIKLDSICKDFKERHLFGKVAAVVYTIEFQKRGLPHAHLCLFLENESKLPTVDHVDPFITAEIPDEDEDAELYALVKDYMIHGPDRATVAVVQHDNNNEQLEQDEVKEYYDCRYISACEASWRIFTYDVHYRTPSVMRLPFHLPGKQPVVFGPDEDINQVLNKPSVKASMFLSWMERNKDPNDTLARTLTYVQFPSWYVWKLDKRCWEPRQRHKSIGRIHAVSPSLGEAYYLRILLNKVKGPKSFDDIKTVDGKVYDTFRDACYALGLLDDDAEYIEAIKEANETGSPSYLRNLFATLLLTNTLSRPEVVWESTWRYMTDDFIYRLRKYHRLTDLSIPDHQLKNYVLSEVEKFLARNNSSLRRFETMPYPDTASMSDSDNRLINEERIYDQTNLQVEFNNQLNLLTEEQRSVFQQIINAVESNKGGVFFVYGYGGTGKTFLWKTLSAAIRSKGQIVLNVASSGIASLLLSGGRTAHSRFRIPLNLTEDSVCHIKPNGDVARLLHETNLIIWDEAPMVHKHAFDALDRTMNDIFNIETSNRSNIRFGGKVIVLGGDFRQILPVVPNGGRQEIVNASISSSYLWNTCKLLRLTKNMRLTVGSSASNAEEIKQFAKWLLDIGEGNVGGPNDGEASIEIPSDLLITDTSDPISTLIDFVYPSILENFNNQNYFSERAILAPKNEVVHEINDRLLSLFPGEEREYLSSDSLCQSEDPNATQQKLYSPDVLNGLKVSGLPNHRLALKVGVPVMLLRNIDQQNGLCNGTRLQVKKMYNRVIEAEIISGGNIGTRTYIPRISLIPSDKKIPFEFQRRQFPLAVCFAMTINKSQGQSLSRVGLYLKQPVFTHGQLYVALSRVKTRQGVKLLILDNDGKPTNKTTNVVYKEVFRDL; from the exons ATGAGAGAGTTTTTTGCATATCGTGTGCAAGACAGAATTAATCAGTTTTCATTGATTCTAAATTCAAGGAGACTCTTTCAACAATTCTTGGTTGATGCGTATACTATGATTGAGAGCGAAAGGCTTAACTACATACGACTTCAACAAAAGAATCTAAGGTCAGATAGCTATGAAAGTCTATGTGAATTAAGAAATAAGGGCCAGCAAGACATATCTAAGGTTGGAAAACGAATCTTTTTGCCCTCTTCGTTTACCGGTGGCGCTAGATATATGATGCAAAATTATTTAGATGCCATGGCTATCTGTAAGTGGTTTGGTTATCCGGATTTTTTTATAACCATCACGTGCAATCCAAAGTGGCCTGAGGTAAAAAGGTTTCTTAGAGACACAAATCTTAAACCTGAAGATAGGCCCGATATACTGACGAgattgtttaaaataaagttggaTTCAATTTGCAAAGATTTTAAAGAACGCCATCTATTTGGAAAAGTTGCAGCAG TTGTTTACACAATCGAGTTTCAAAAGAGAGGATTGCCTCATGCCCACCTATGCTTATTCTTAGAAAATGAATCCAAACTTCCAACGGTAGACCATGTTGATCCATTTATAACTGCAGAAAtccctgatgaagatgaagatgcagAATTATATGCGCTTGTGAAAGACTATATGATTCATg gcCCTGATAGAGCAACCGTTGCTGTTGTCCAACATGATAATAACAATGAACAACTAGAACAAGACGAGGTCAAAGAATATTATGATTGTAGGTATATATCGGCTTGTGAGGCATCTTGGAGGATCTTCACCTATGATGTGCATTACAGGACTCCTTCTGTTATGAGGCTGCCTTTCCATCTGCCTGGAAAACAACCTGTTGTTTTTGGACCCGACGAGGATATTAATCAAGTCCTTAACAAACCATCTGTCAAAGCTTCAATGTTTCTTTCCTGGATGGAACGTAACAAAGACCCGAATGACACATTGGCCCGTACACTAACATATGTTCAGTTTCCAAGTTGGTATGTATGGAAGCTTGATAAACGTTGTTGGGAACCTAGACAAAGACATAAGTCAATTGGGAGAATTCACGCTGTAAGTCCGTCTCTTGGGGAAGCATATTATTTAAGAATTCTTCTTAACAAAGTGAAAGGACCAAAATCTTTTGATGATATTAAAACAGTTGATGGTAAGGTATATGATACATTTAGAGATGCATGTTATGCACTCGGTCTTTTGGACGATGACGCAGAATACATTGAGGCAATCAAAGAAGCAAATGAAACAGGATCCCCTTCGTATCTTCGTAATTTATTTGCTACTTTGCTATTAACAAATACGTTGTCCAGACCTGAGGTTGTATGGGAAAGCACATGGAGATACATGACAGACGACTTTATCTACAGACTTAGAAAATATCATCGTCTTACAG ATTTATCAATTCCAGATCACCAACTTAAAAACTATGTTTTGAGtgaagttgaaaaattcttaGCCAGAAACAACTCATCACTCAGAAGATTTGAGACAATGCCGTACCCAGATACTGCGTCTATGTCTGATTCAGacaatcgtttgattaacgaGGAGCGTATTTACGACCAAACGAATCTTCAAGTTGAATTTAATAATCAACTTAATTTGCTAACTGAGGAGCAACGGTCAGTTTTCCAACAAATAATCAACGCAGTTGAGAGTAACAAAGGTGGGGTTTTTTTTGTGTACGGCTATGGTGGGACCGGCAAGACCTTCTTATGGAAGACATTATCTGCGGCAATCAGATCAAAAGGTCAAATTGTATTAAACGTTGCTTCAAGTGGCATCGCGTCGTTGTTATTGTCTGGTGGCAGGACCGCGCATTCCAGGTTTCGTATTCCATTGAATCTTACTGAGGATTCAGTTTGTCATATAAAACCGAATGGAGATGTTGCTAGACTACTACACGAAACAAACTTGATTATATGGGATGAAGCGCCTATGGTCCATAAGCATGCATTCGATGCGTTGGATAGAACAATGAACGACATTTTCAATATCGAAACTTCAAACAGATCAAACATCCGCTTTGGAGGGAAGGTTATTGTTTTAGGAGGCGATTTTAGACAGATCCTTCCTGTTGTTCCAAATGGTGGAAGACAAGAGATTGTCAATGCCTCAATAAGTTCGTCTTATCTGTGGAATACATGTAAGTTGCTGAGATTAACAAAAAACATGAGGTTAACAGTTGGAAGTTCAGCATCCAACGCTGAAGAAATAAAACAATTTGCCAAATGGCTTTTGGATATAGGTGAGGGAAATGTTGGTggtccaaatgatggagaagcGTCAATTGAAATACCAAGCGACCTTCTAATCACTGATACATCGGATCCCATTTCCACTTTAATTGATTTTGTGTATCCTTCAATTCTCGAAAACTTCAACAATCAGAATTATTTCAGTGAGAGGGCTATACTTGCACCTAAGAACGAGGTTGTGCATGAAATTAATGATCGGTTGTTGTCACTATTCCCAGGAGAAGAACGAGAGTATCTTAGTTCAGATAGTCTTTGTCAGTCTGAAGATCCAAACGCTACACAACAAAAACTATACTCTCCTGATGTGCTTAACGGTCTTAAAGTATCCGGCTTACCTAATCATAGGCTAGCACTAAAAGTAGGCGTGCCGGTGATGCTATTACGTAACATTGACCAACAAAATGGGCTTTGCAATGGTACACGACTACAAGTCAAAAAAATGTATAACCGTGTAATAGAAGCCGAGATAATATCCGGAGGGAACATAGGCACACGCACTTATATACCAAGGATTAGTTTGATACCTTCTGATAAAAAAATTCCTTTTGAGTTTCAAAGGAGACAATTTCCGTTGGCTGTTTGTTTCGCAATGACTATTAACAAGAGTCAGGGACAATCACTGTCTAGAGTTGGTCTGTATCTGAAGCAACCAGTTTTCACCCATGGTCAGCTGTATGTTGCTTTATCAAGAGTTAAAACCAGACAAGGAGTTAAACTTCTGATTTTGGACAATGACGGCAAACCTACTAATAAAACGACAAATGTAGTTTACAAAGAAGTATTTCGTGACTTGTGA